A genomic window from Glycine max cultivar Williams 82 chromosome 17, Glycine_max_v4.0, whole genome shotgun sequence includes:
- the LOC100796851 gene encoding cytoplasmic 60S subunit biogenesis factor REI1 homolog 1 yields MPGLTCNACNTKFKDDTEQKLHYKSEWHRYNLKRKVAGVPGVTEALFLARQSVLAQEKNKLGETPMLYTCGLCGKDYKSSKAHAEHLKSRGHMMRASEGTSHADEKAIVKPLPQRVVNRPPPKREVDNSENEESEDEWEEVDPEEDLVDGAAKSLTDLNVNEHGENVDMEVDDDFEELDPSCCFMCDQEHKTIEDCMVHMHKHHGFFIPDVEYLKDPKGLLTYLGLKVKKDYMCLYCNDRCYPFSSLEAVRKHMEAKSHCKVHYGDGDDDEEVELDEFYDYSSSYVDDQGKQLVASCDASNNVELVGGSELIITTKSGERASTKTLGSREFLRYYRQKPRPSLANMAITAALASRYRSMGLTTIQSREKIVRMKVLKEMNRSGVDNMRTKMAMKSNVIRNLPKNVPY; encoded by the exons ATGCCGGGGTTAACGTGCAACGCTTGCAACACCAAATTCAAAGATGACACAGAGCAAAAGCTCCATTACAAATCCGAGTGGCATCGATACAATCTCAAGCGCAAg GTGGCTGGGGTTCCTGGGGTGACCGAGGCGCTATTTCTGGCTAGACAATCTGTGCTTGCtcaagagaaaaataaactGGGTGAAACCCCCATGCTCTACACCTGTGGTCTTTGTGGAAAGGATTATAAAAGTTCTAAGGCTCATGCTGAGCACCTTAAATCACGTGGTCATATGATGCGGGCCTCTGAAGGAACTAGTCACGCAGATGAGAAGGCAATAGTTAAGCCTCTTCCACAACGTGTTGTGAATAGGCCTCCTCCTAAGAGAGAGGTAGATAACTCTGAAAATGAGGAAAGTGAAGATGAATGGGAGGAGGTTGATCCTGAAGAGGATTTGGTTGACGGTGCTGCAAAGTCCTTGACTGATTTGAATGTGAATGAGCATGGCGAAAATGTTGATATGGAGGTAGATGATGATTTTGAGGAGTTAGACCCCTCTTGTTGCTTTATGTGTGATCAAGAGCACAAAACAATAGAAGACTGCATGGTTCACATGCACAAGCATCATGGATTCTTCATTCCAGATGTTGAGTATTTGAAGGATCCAAAAGGCCTCCTCACCTATCTTGGCCTTAAG GTCAAAAAGGACTACATGTGTCTGTACTGCAATGATCGATGTTATCCATTCAGCAGCTTGGAAGCAGTCAGGAAACATATGGAGGCAAAAAGTCACTGTAAAGTGCATTatggtgatggtgatgatgaCGAGGAGGTAGAATTAGATGAATTCTATGATTATAGCAGCAG TTATGTGGATGATCAAGGCAAGCAGCTTGTTGCATCTTGTGATGCATCTAACAATGTAGAACTTGTTGGTGGGTCTGAGCTCATAATCACCACGAAATCTGGTGAAAGAGCATCAACCAAAACACTAGGTTCCCGTGAATTTTTGCGTTATTATCGTCAAAAACCTCGGCCATCACTAGCAAATATGGCTATCACTGCTGCGTTGGCTTCAAG gtACAGGAGCATGGGCTTGACCACTATCCAATCAAGGGAGAAGATTGTGAGGATGAAAGTGCTGAAGGAAATGAATAGGTCAGGTGTGGACAATATGCGTACCAAGATGGCGATGAAGAGTAATGTCATCAGGAACCTGCCAAAGAATGTACCATATTAG